The following coding sequences are from one Devosia yakushimensis window:
- a CDS encoding LysR family transcriptional regulator, whose translation MNWDDVRIFLAVARHGQILGAARSLGLNHATVARRLTALETALGSTLFTRKTNGSDLSGAGERFLSHAEAMESAMLAASQTAGADSAIEGIVRVGAPDGFGVAFLAPRIGQLTERHQGLRIELVPVPRAFSLSRREADIAVTLERPREGRLVARKLTDYRLGLYAAKSYLARHGTPLALADLSAHHLVGYVDDLLFSASLDYTSAFLPDWRSTLSVSTAMGQTEAVRAGAGIGILHGFMAQADPNLVPILPAHSLTRAYWTVVHEDLRTLRRVTIVAEFLAEIVGKERAIFA comes from the coding sequence ATGAACTGGGACGACGTCCGCATCTTCCTCGCCGTCGCCCGCCACGGCCAAATCCTCGGCGCCGCCCGCAGCCTGGGCCTCAATCACGCCACCGTCGCCCGCCGCCTCACCGCGCTCGAAACGGCGCTCGGCAGCACGCTCTTCACCCGCAAAACCAATGGCTCGGACCTGTCCGGCGCCGGCGAGCGCTTCCTCAGCCATGCCGAAGCCATGGAAAGCGCCATGCTCGCCGCCAGCCAGACCGCCGGGGCCGATAGCGCCATCGAGGGCATAGTCCGCGTCGGCGCGCCGGACGGCTTCGGCGTCGCCTTCCTCGCCCCGCGCATCGGCCAGCTCACCGAGCGGCATCAGGGCCTGCGCATCGAACTGGTCCCGGTCCCCCGCGCCTTCTCGCTCTCCCGCCGCGAAGCCGACATCGCCGTCACCCTCGAGCGCCCCCGCGAGGGCCGCCTCGTCGCCCGCAAACTCACCGATTATCGCCTGGGCCTCTACGCCGCCAAATCCTACCTGGCCCGCCACGGCACCCCGCTTGCCCTGGCCGATCTATCCGCCCACCACCTCGTCGGCTATGTCGATGACCTGCTCTTCTCGGCCTCGCTCGACTATACCAGCGCCTTCCTCCCCGATTGGCGCTCGACCCTGTCCGTCTCCACCGCCATGGGCCAAACCGAAGCCGTCCGCGCCGGCGCCGGCATCGGCATCCTGCACGGCTTCATGGCCCAAGCCGATCCAAACCTGGTCCCAATCCTGCCCGCCCACAGCCTCACCCGCGCCTATTGGACCGTCGTCCACGAAGACCTCCGCACCCTCCGCCGCGTCACCATCGTCGCCGAATTCCTGGCCGAGATCGTGGGCAAGGAGCGGGCTATCTTCGCGTAA
- a CDS encoding ABC transporter permease produces the protein MLTFLRRYGTLIGFAAILIFFWANLPDTFMTARNWLNISQQLSMLIVVAAGMTIVMVMGDFDLSVGSMASLAGIVVAILFTLGIPVWAAVSLALLVGLVGGAINGALISFIGILPFVATLATLTMFSGAAFVVSGGKTISGRAIPEDFSQFARGGIPLGDWGGVAVSIPNLTLLALAVVVLAWVLLEQTTFGRRLYAIGGNSEAAHLSGVAVRKLKLIAFALTGSTAALAGIMYASRVASANPTQGSSLMLNAIAGVFLGSTLSEHGEPRILYTIVGVLILGVLDNGLTQMSVDSYVRQILVGGIIILAVSASSLTKRLRSR, from the coding sequence GTGTTAACATTTCTCCGCCGTTACGGCACGCTTATCGGCTTCGCTGCGATCCTGATTTTCTTCTGGGCCAACCTGCCCGACACCTTCATGACCGCCCGCAACTGGCTCAATATCTCCCAGCAATTGTCCATGCTCATCGTGGTCGCCGCCGGCATGACCATCGTCATGGTGATGGGTGATTTCGACCTCAGCGTCGGCTCCATGGCCAGCCTTGCCGGCATTGTCGTCGCCATCCTGTTCACCCTCGGAATTCCCGTCTGGGCCGCGGTTTCCCTGGCTTTGCTGGTCGGTCTGGTGGGCGGCGCCATCAATGGCGCGCTGATCAGCTTCATCGGCATCCTGCCCTTTGTCGCCACCCTTGCCACCCTCACCATGTTCTCCGGCGCTGCCTTCGTCGTCAGCGGCGGCAAGACCATTTCGGGCCGCGCCATCCCCGAGGATTTTTCCCAATTCGCTCGTGGCGGCATACCTTTAGGCGATTGGGGCGGCGTCGCCGTCAGCATCCCAAACCTCACCCTCCTGGCTCTCGCCGTGGTCGTTTTGGCCTGGGTATTGCTCGAGCAAACCACGTTCGGCCGCCGCCTCTATGCCATTGGCGGCAATAGCGAAGCCGCCCATTTAAGCGGCGTTGCTGTGCGCAAACTCAAGCTCATCGCCTTCGCCCTCACCGGCAGCACGGCGGCCCTCGCCGGCATCATGTATGCCAGCCGCGTCGCCTCGGCCAATCCCACCCAGGGCTCCAGCCTCATGCTCAACGCCATTGCCGGCGTGTTCCTCGGCTCGACCCTCAGCGAACACGGCGAGCCGCGCATTCTTTATACCATTGTCGGCGTGCTCATCCTGGGCGTACTCGACAACGGCCTGACGCAAATGAGCGTCGATAGCTATGTCAGGCAAATCCTGGTCGGCGGCATCATCATCCTCGCCGTCTCCGCCAGCTCCCTCACCAAGCGCCTGCGCAGCCGATGA
- a CDS encoding substrate-binding domain-containing protein, translating into MTFKTIHFTRGLLAGASLLAATLGASGAMAQSKIAIITPYLAQPGTQFYVESFQAAAKGKDWDVNVIDTAGDVAAVISRIEDMVTQNVDAIVINVDPSQVAAGLQAAADAGIPVIGMDAGSDPLLATNVTSNGYAMAAETATYVADRISGQGNVVMFIFEAFPPVQVRGVVADAVFGNFPDIKVLDRVTPDVSDGGIADSRAKMEAILAANPEPGSIKAVWAAWDQPALGALQAIEAAGRDGEGIVITGIDANPQAREAIAAGGNFEASVAQDFAGIGTATADAVTRVLAGETLKQRVTYVPTKLITAANAAE; encoded by the coding sequence ATGACTTTCAAGACCATTCATTTCACCCGCGGCCTGTTGGCTGGCGCGAGCCTGCTCGCTGCCACTCTGGGCGCGAGCGGCGCCATGGCCCAGTCCAAGATCGCCATCATCACGCCCTATCTGGCCCAGCCCGGCACCCAATTCTATGTCGAGTCTTTCCAGGCCGCCGCCAAGGGCAAGGATTGGGACGTCAATGTCATCGACACCGCCGGCGACGTCGCCGCCGTGATCAGCCGCATCGAAGACATGGTCACCCAGAATGTCGATGCCATCGTCATCAATGTCGATCCCAGCCAGGTCGCCGCGGGCCTCCAGGCCGCCGCCGATGCCGGCATTCCGGTCATCGGCATGGATGCCGGCAGCGATCCGCTGCTGGCGACCAATGTCACCTCCAATGGCTATGCCATGGCCGCCGAAACCGCGACCTATGTGGCAGACCGCATCAGCGGGCAGGGCAATGTCGTGATGTTCATCTTCGAAGCTTTCCCGCCCGTCCAGGTGCGCGGCGTCGTGGCCGATGCCGTCTTCGGCAATTTCCCCGATATCAAAGTGCTCGATCGCGTCACCCCCGACGTCTCCGATGGCGGCATTGCGGATTCCCGCGCCAAAATGGAAGCCATCCTCGCCGCCAATCCCGAGCCCGGCAGCATCAAGGCCGTCTGGGCCGCCTGGGACCAGCCCGCCCTCGGCGCCCTGCAAGCCATCGAGGCCGCCGGCCGTGACGGGGAAGGCATCGTCATCACCGGCATCGACGCCAATCCCCAGGCCCGCGAGGCCATCGCCGCCGGCGGCAATTTCGAAGCCAGTGTCGCCCAGGACTTCGCCGGCATCGGCACCGCCACCGCCGACGCCGTCACCCGGGTCCTCGCCGGCGAAACCCTCAAGCAGCGGGTTACCTACGTGCCCACCAAACTGATCACTGCAGCCAACGCGGCTGAGTAA
- a CDS encoding sugar ABC transporter ATP-binding protein: MTLLSLKHVTKAYGGVPALKGVDLDIAPGEIHALMGENGAGKSTLIKILAGVTAPDRADISLDGTPVHIDSAHQAHRLGLRFIHQEFNVVPALSVAENIFMGRAYPRRGGLFVDWKKLNTAAQQTLLKLGITHIDPRQKLGTLTLGDQMLVRISSAFVGEAGAPARLYVLDEPTAALTSEESERLFTVLRELRLQGASVLYVSHRLDEIMAICDKATVIRDGTSIDTGKIADITHDDLIALMIGRRVEEAYPSQLTPPQDHAVFTATNLTIRGRAPLSLSVRAGEILGLAGIANAGQREVLRTLFGDLAPAGGAMTLANQPYRPRSPADAWRAGIAYIPRERRSEGLILSRPIFENTTLPHLKAQSRWGTLLTPRRERRLTEENGQLVRLKSAGPNQRASELSGGNQQKVVFAKALVGNPRLLLLDEPTRGVDVGAKFDIYTVIREMAARGMAVILVSSDLPELLGMADRIAVLRDGVITDTLEAAGLSEETLLNVIYGRAQG; encoded by the coding sequence ATGACCCTGCTCTCCCTCAAACACGTGACCAAAGCCTATGGCGGCGTCCCGGCCCTCAAGGGTGTGGACCTCGATATCGCGCCCGGCGAAATTCACGCACTGATGGGCGAAAACGGCGCCGGCAAATCCACCCTCATCAAAATCCTGGCCGGCGTCACCGCCCCCGACCGCGCCGATATCAGCCTCGACGGCACTCCGGTCCATATCGACAGCGCCCACCAGGCCCATCGCCTCGGCCTGCGCTTCATCCACCAGGAATTCAACGTCGTCCCGGCCCTGTCCGTGGCCGAAAACATCTTCATGGGCCGCGCCTATCCGCGCCGCGGAGGCCTCTTCGTCGATTGGAAAAAGCTCAACACCGCCGCGCAGCAAACCCTGCTCAAACTCGGTATTACCCATATCGATCCCCGCCAGAAGCTGGGCACGCTGACCCTGGGCGATCAGATGCTGGTGCGCATTTCCAGCGCCTTTGTCGGCGAGGCCGGCGCCCCCGCCCGCCTCTATGTGCTGGACGAGCCCACCGCCGCCCTCACCAGTGAGGAATCCGAACGCCTCTTCACGGTACTGCGCGAACTGCGCCTCCAGGGCGCCTCGGTGCTTTACGTCTCCCATCGCCTCGACGAGATCATGGCCATTTGCGACAAGGCCACCGTCATCCGCGACGGCACCAGCATCGACACCGGCAAAATCGCTGATATCACCCATGACGATCTGATCGCCCTGATGATCGGCCGCCGCGTCGAGGAAGCCTATCCAAGCCAGCTCACCCCGCCGCAAGATCACGCCGTCTTCACCGCCACCAACCTCACCATTCGCGGCCGCGCCCCACTCTCCCTGTCCGTCCGCGCCGGCGAAATCCTTGGCCTGGCTGGCATAGCCAATGCCGGCCAGCGCGAAGTGCTGCGCACCCTGTTCGGTGACCTCGCCCCCGCCGGCGGCGCCATGACCCTGGCCAACCAGCCCTATCGTCCGCGCAGCCCCGCCGATGCCTGGCGCGCCGGCATTGCCTATATCCCGCGCGAGCGGCGCTCTGAGGGGCTGATCCTCTCCCGCCCAATTTTCGAAAACACCACGCTGCCCCACCTCAAGGCCCAAAGCCGCTGGGGCACTCTCCTCACGCCCCGCCGCGAACGTCGCCTCACCGAGGAAAACGGCCAGCTCGTCCGCCTCAAATCCGCCGGCCCCAATCAGCGCGCCAGCGAACTCAGCGGCGGCAACCAGCAGAAGGTGGTCTTCGCCAAAGCTCTGGTCGGCAATCCGCGCCTGCTGCTGCTGGACGAACCCACCCGCGGCGTCGATGTCGGCGCCAAATTCGATATCTATACCGTGATCCGCGAAATGGCCGCCCGCGGCATGGCGGTCATTCTGGTCTCGTCCGACCTGCCCGAATTGCTCGGCATGGCCGACCGCATCGCCGTGCTGCGCGATGGCGTCATCACCGATACGCTCGAGGCAGCTGGCCTGAGTGAAGAAACGCTACTCAATGTCATCTATGGTCGCGCTCAAGGGTAA
- a CDS encoding CoA-acylating methylmalonate-semialdehyde dehydrogenase — MRIIGHFIDGVETAGESKQFQDVFNPATGDVQAQVALANAADLNAAVASAAAAQPKWAATNPQRRARVFFNFVALINRDMEELATLLSTEHGKTVDDAKGDIVRGLEVAEFVAGAPHLLKGEFTEGAGPGIDMYSMRQPVGIGAGITPFNFPAMIPLWMLAPAIAAGNAFILKPSERDPSVPVRLAQLALEAGLPKGILNVVHGGKSVVDGILAHDDIAAVSFVGSTPIARYVYGTAAANGKRVQAFGGAKNHMIIMPDADIEKAADALMGAGFGSAGERCMAVSVAVPVGEATADRIVAALKPRIEKLKVGPATDKASEMGPVITKAAKERILGLVEKGVEQGATLAVDGRGFSLQGYEDGYFVGPTLFDNVTAEMDIYKEEIFGPVLSVVRSKTYEDALKLTMDNPYGNGTAIFTQNGDAARDFASRVNVGMVGINVPVPVPLAYHSFGGWKASAFGDLNQHGMDSIKFWTRTKTVTSRWPSGIKDGAEFQMPVMK, encoded by the coding sequence ATGCGCATTATCGGCCATTTCATCGACGGCGTGGAAACTGCGGGCGAGAGCAAGCAATTTCAGGATGTGTTCAACCCGGCGACGGGCGATGTGCAGGCGCAGGTGGCGCTGGCCAATGCGGCCGATCTCAATGCAGCAGTAGCTTCGGCGGCGGCGGCGCAGCCCAAGTGGGCGGCGACCAATCCGCAGCGGCGGGCGCGGGTGTTTTTCAATTTCGTGGCGCTGATCAATCGCGACATGGAAGAGCTGGCGACCCTGCTGAGCACCGAGCACGGCAAGACGGTGGACGACGCCAAGGGCGATATCGTGCGCGGGCTGGAAGTGGCGGAATTTGTGGCCGGGGCGCCGCATCTGCTCAAGGGGGAATTCACCGAAGGGGCCGGGCCGGGGATCGATATGTATTCGATGCGCCAGCCGGTGGGGATTGGCGCGGGCATTACCCCGTTCAACTTCCCGGCGATGATCCCGCTGTGGATGCTGGCGCCGGCCATCGCTGCGGGCAATGCGTTTATTCTCAAGCCCTCCGAGCGCGATCCTTCCGTGCCGGTGCGGCTGGCGCAGCTGGCGCTGGAGGCGGGGCTGCCCAAGGGGATTCTGAATGTCGTGCATGGCGGCAAGTCGGTGGTCGATGGCATCCTGGCCCATGACGATATCGCGGCCGTGTCCTTTGTCGGCTCGACGCCAATTGCCCGCTATGTCTATGGCACGGCGGCGGCGAACGGGAAGCGCGTGCAGGCCTTTGGCGGCGCCAAGAACCACATGATCATCATGCCGGACGCCGATATCGAAAAGGCGGCCGATGCGCTGATGGGGGCCGGTTTTGGCTCGGCGGGCGAACGCTGCATGGCCGTGTCGGTGGCGGTGCCGGTGGGCGAAGCAACGGCAGACCGGATCGTTGCCGCGCTCAAGCCGCGCATCGAAAAGCTCAAGGTTGGGCCGGCGACGGACAAGGCCAGCGAAATGGGCCCGGTGATCACCAAGGCGGCCAAGGAGCGGATTCTTGGGCTGGTGGAAAAGGGCGTGGAGCAGGGGGCAACGCTGGCCGTGGATGGCCGTGGCTTCAGCCTGCAGGGCTATGAAGACGGCTATTTCGTTGGGCCGACGCTGTTCGACAATGTCACCGCCGAAATGGATATCTACAAGGAAGAGATTTTTGGGCCGGTGCTGTCTGTGGTGCGCTCCAAGACCTATGAGGATGCGCTCAAGCTGACCATGGACAATCCCTATGGCAATGGCACGGCGATCTTCACGCAAAATGGCGACGCGGCGCGCGACTTTGCCAGCCGGGTCAATGTGGGCATGGTGGGTATCAATGTGCCGGTGCCGGTGCCGCTCGCCTATCACAGCTTTGGCGGCTGGAAGGCGTCAGCGTTTGGCGATTTGAACCAGCATGGCATGGATTCGATCAAGTTCTGGACGCGCACCAAGACCGTGACGAGCCGTTGGCCGTCGGGAATCAAGGATGGGGCGGAATTCCAGATGCCGGTGATGAAGTAG
- a CDS encoding nitroreductase family protein has protein sequence MTLSPNEAALRLLETRRSVPTSQLADPAPSEAELARILTIATRVPDHGALTPWRFIIFSGAARHQVGQRLSAVYRLEKQDMPPERLEKFAGIMTRVFTYAPLVILIVSSPAPDAKIALREQELSAGAVAMNLLNAAHASGYGAILLTGWAAESRGAADIYGLAPHEHIAGIVHIGTPTDIPADRPRPDLADLVTHWTAPE, from the coding sequence ATGACCCTTTCCCCCAACGAAGCGGCTCTCCGCCTGCTCGAAACCCGTCGCTCGGTGCCAACCAGCCAATTGGCTGACCCCGCGCCGAGCGAGGCGGAACTGGCCCGCATCCTCACCATCGCCACTCGCGTCCCCGATCACGGCGCGCTCACGCCCTGGCGTTTCATCATTTTCTCCGGCGCTGCCCGCCACCAGGTCGGCCAGCGCCTCTCCGCCGTCTATCGCCTTGAAAAACAAGATATGCCGCCCGAGCGCCTCGAAAAATTCGCTGGCATCATGACCCGCGTTTTCACCTATGCGCCGCTCGTCATCCTCATCGTCTCCAGCCCCGCGCCCGACGCCAAGATCGCCCTGCGCGAACAGGAGCTCTCCGCCGGCGCTGTCGCCATGAACCTGCTCAACGCCGCCCACGCCAGCGGCTATGGCGCGATCCTCCTCACCGGCTGGGCCGCCGAAAGCCGCGGCGCCGCTGATATCTATGGCCTCGCCCCCCACGAACACATTGCTGGCATCGTCCATATCGGCACCCCCACCGATATCCCCGCCGACCGCCCCCGCCCCGATCTGGCTGATCTCGTCACCCATTGGACCGCCCCGGAATGA
- a CDS encoding GMC family oxidoreductase encodes MASSYDFIIAGGGSAASVAAMRLVRDFGCSVLILERGPAKTARLMDFPAGYMKYLAREDFLEMHHTVPQPQLGGRGPIVPVAKALGGGSAVNAMVYMRGQREDYDGWAASLGNNGAWSYTDLLPHFKNLEANARFNNVYHGISGNLRVSEPGQICDTTEDFLLAAQGLGHPYNPDFNGVRQNGVGIMQHTYGLWNRHKARSDAKKAFLDPLRKDGRLTIVTGARVDRIVIDNNRAIGLSYTKDGTTQTVHADREVLVGAGTYNTAKLLMLSGIGPADHLREHGIEVMADLPGVGANLQDHHEVPVIATTKGKSGYFGQDKGWPMLRNGLQYLLFNSGPVTTTGIEACLFYDPDGGDRPTIQLYCAPIVYLDRDVSSAKPTYGVTFTSCLLRPKARGSVKLRSANPEDKPLVDCNFFGHADDLRLTLASLAVARQLLATEPFKSKIAEELLPGPALTAEDDLARFAGQTVKTNYHPVGTARMGPDSDPMAVVDDRLRLRGIDSLRIIDCSIMPAIVSGNTNAPAMAIGSKAAEMIGMER; translated from the coding sequence TTGGCGTCCAGCTACGATTTCATCATTGCCGGCGGCGGCTCTGCCGCTTCGGTTGCTGCCATGCGCCTCGTGCGCGATTTCGGCTGCTCAGTTCTCATCCTCGAGCGCGGCCCCGCCAAGACCGCCCGCCTCATGGATTTCCCCGCCGGCTATATGAAATATCTGGCGCGCGAGGATTTCCTCGAAATGCACCATACCGTCCCCCAACCCCAGCTCGGCGGACGCGGCCCCATCGTGCCCGTCGCCAAGGCCCTGGGCGGCGGCAGCGCCGTCAACGCCATGGTCTATATGCGCGGCCAGCGCGAGGATTACGACGGCTGGGCGGCGAGCCTGGGCAATAATGGCGCCTGGTCCTATACGGACCTGCTCCCGCATTTCAAAAATCTCGAAGCCAATGCCCGCTTCAACAATGTCTATCACGGCATATCAGGCAATCTGCGCGTCTCCGAGCCCGGCCAGATTTGCGACACGACCGAGGATTTCCTGCTCGCCGCCCAGGGCCTGGGCCATCCCTACAATCCCGATTTCAACGGCGTCCGGCAAAACGGCGTCGGCATCATGCAGCACACCTATGGCCTGTGGAACCGCCACAAGGCCCGCTCCGACGCCAAAAAGGCCTTCCTCGATCCGCTGCGTAAAGATGGGCGCCTGACCATCGTCACCGGTGCCCGCGTCGACCGCATCGTCATCGACAACAACCGCGCCATCGGCCTGAGCTACACCAAGGACGGCACGACCCAAACCGTCCATGCCGATCGCGAAGTGCTTGTTGGCGCCGGCACCTACAACACCGCCAAATTACTCATGCTGTCCGGCATCGGCCCCGCCGATCACCTGCGCGAACACGGCATCGAGGTCATGGCCGACCTGCCCGGCGTCGGCGCCAACCTGCAGGACCATCACGAAGTCCCCGTCATCGCCACCACCAAGGGCAAGTCCGGCTATTTCGGCCAGGACAAGGGCTGGCCCATGCTGCGCAACGGCCTGCAATATCTGCTATTCAATTCAGGCCCCGTCACCACCACCGGCATCGAAGCCTGCCTGTTCTACGATCCCGATGGCGGCGACCGCCCAACGATCCAGCTCTATTGCGCGCCCATTGTGTATCTGGACCGCGACGTCTCCTCGGCCAAACCCACCTATGGCGTCACCTTCACCTCCTGCCTGCTCCGCCCCAAGGCGCGCGGCAGCGTCAAGCTGCGCTCGGCCAATCCCGAAGACAAACCACTGGTCGATTGCAATTTCTTCGGCCATGCCGACGATCTGCGCCTGACGCTGGCCTCCCTCGCCGTCGCCCGCCAATTGCTCGCCACCGAGCCCTTCAAATCCAAGATCGCCGAAGAATTGCTGCCCGGCCCCGCCCTCACCGCCGAGGACGACCTGGCCCGTTTCGCCGGCCAGACCGTCAAAACCAATTACCACCCCGTCGGCACCGCCCGCATGGGCCCCGACAGTGACCCCATGGCCGTCGTCGACGACCGCCTGCGCCTGCGCGGCATCGACAGCCTGCGCATCATCGACTGCTCCATCATGCCCGCCATCGTCTCGGGGAATACCAACGCTCCAGCGATGGCAATCGGGTCGAAAGCCGCAGAAATGATCGGGATGGAGCGCTAA
- a CDS encoding xylulokinase, with translation MAKIMLIGLDVGTTATKAVLIDEAGERLAAFAHPHATRRPQEGHAEQDPRDWMAGVLGALDAFARGHDLSGLKAIGICSQVNSHVFVDGAGTPLLPAIIWQDGRSAPDAAALDGQVSDAQKIGWFGTPMPIDASHALARMAHVRRVSPEIYARTRHVLAPKDFCILQLTGAVVSDPIAAVGLVDAGGDYVADLLALVPRAAELLPPLASFTTIAGVVRAGLPCAGVPVVVGAMDAWGGMFGVGVVADGDAMYQSGTSDVPGIVSSTIVPTPGVILFPPYEGVVMHAAPTQSGGASLGWIAGVLGRSPAEAAALGASAVPGRSAPLFLPHLQGERAPLWDSASRGVFARLDPGSGAAEMARAVMEGVAYAGRWAFEALYRSAAVDPAVINIGGGGSLSDDWCQIRADVLGKPLRRCVAPESAALGAAILAGQASGIGGTLMEAVRLLVRYDRVFEPDGAVKGYHAERFGHYQALYGDLRGFNGRF, from the coding sequence GTGGCGAAAATCATGCTGATCGGCTTGGATGTGGGCACGACGGCCACCAAGGCGGTGCTGATCGACGAGGCGGGGGAGCGGTTGGCGGCGTTTGCGCATCCGCATGCGACTAGGCGGCCGCAGGAAGGCCATGCCGAGCAGGACCCGCGCGACTGGATGGCGGGGGTGCTGGGGGCGCTGGATGCGTTTGCGCGGGGACATGACCTGAGCGGGCTCAAGGCCATCGGGATTTGCAGCCAGGTCAATAGCCATGTGTTTGTCGATGGCGCTGGCACGCCGCTGCTGCCGGCGATTATCTGGCAGGATGGACGCTCGGCGCCGGATGCGGCGGCGCTGGATGGGCAGGTGAGTGACGCGCAGAAGATTGGCTGGTTCGGCACGCCGATGCCGATTGATGCGAGCCACGCCTTGGCGCGGATGGCGCATGTGCGGCGGGTGAGCCCCGAGATTTATGCGCGGACGCGGCATGTGCTGGCGCCCAAGGATTTTTGTATTTTGCAGCTGACCGGGGCGGTGGTGAGCGACCCGATTGCGGCAGTGGGGCTGGTGGATGCGGGGGGCGATTACGTCGCCGATCTGCTGGCGCTGGTGCCGCGGGCGGCGGAGCTCTTGCCGCCGCTGGCGAGTTTTACGACGATTGCCGGTGTAGTGCGGGCGGGGCTGCCTTGTGCGGGGGTGCCGGTTGTGGTGGGGGCAATGGATGCCTGGGGCGGCATGTTCGGAGTGGGCGTGGTGGCCGATGGGGACGCCATGTATCAGAGCGGCACGAGCGACGTGCCGGGGATTGTGTCGAGCACGATTGTGCCCACGCCAGGAGTGATCCTGTTTCCGCCCTATGAGGGGGTGGTGATGCACGCCGCGCCCACCCAATCGGGCGGGGCGTCGCTGGGGTGGATTGCGGGCGTGCTGGGGCGCTCACCGGCCGAGGCGGCGGCTTTGGGCGCGAGCGCAGTTCCGGGGCGGTCGGCGCCGCTGTTTTTGCCGCATTTGCAGGGGGAGCGGGCGCCGCTGTGGGATAGCGCCTCGCGCGGAGTGTTTGCGCGGCTCGATCCTGGATCAGGCGCGGCGGAGATGGCGCGGGCGGTTATGGAGGGCGTGGCCTATGCCGGTCGCTGGGCGTTTGAGGCGCTGTATCGCTCGGCGGCGGTGGATCCGGCGGTGATCAATATTGGGGGCGGTGGGTCGCTATCCGATGATTGGTGCCAGATCAGGGCGGATGTGTTGGGCAAGCCCTTGCGGCGGTGTGTGGCGCCGGAATCGGCGGCTTTGGGGGCGGCGATTTTGGCGGGGCAGGCGAGCGGGATTGGCGGGACGCTCATGGAGGCGGTGCGGCTATTGGTGCGGTATGATCGGGTGTTTGAGCCGGATGGGGCCGTGAAGGGGTATCATGCGGAGCGGTTCGGGCATTATCAGGCGTTATATGGGGATTTGCGCGGGTTTAATGGGCGGTTTTAG